The nucleotide sequence ATGGTGGAATGTGTCTTAAGTGCAGTCTCCTTCGTTACTTACCTCTTTGCTACTAGGTCCTGACCGCTCACTGTCCTGACCGCTCACTGTTCTGATCTCTTCCTGCCTgctgtcattctgacctccctctgcttccttaatacaacagcacataaatgtaaaactcaccatcaccaatactaccctgctcagtattaagcctgcGCGATAACCACAGAAACTATAGGCTGCATCATCACCTCTAAGTCCTAATTCTTACAAGTTTCAACTTACTCTTTTTTAGCCACAAAAATGTGCCAGATATCGcctctcctcttgctcatgttgactctgtgaatgaaatcaATAAAGTAGTCATACATTTGAACTAAAACAATTAATCAGCCTTTAGCACACAtggattttaatattgttcaattacccAACCAGGCAAATCTcctgcattcctgagtgaaaacgggtgcctattataaaagctaacatcaaaaaggcaacaaaaaaaacctaaACCATCACAGCTACACTATTTTATATTTGTAATGAAATGCCAAGTCGTAGGCACAACTAGCTAAAAATTTAGCCAACACTGGAAATGAAAGGGTGCATTGTCAGCTAGCTAATATTAGCTATGGCAAACGTTAgctttagctagctaacattagttacCTAAACTGTAATTTAAGGCAAAAGTtagaaactagctaacattagcgaTCATCCATAGACCGTCTAATTCAGAAAGTCGGAAGGTAATAAAGTGTATTAAACTAGCTCGATGAACCTACAGCGTCTCCCCTGGCTTGTGCGATGTACGCAGGCACAGACTTTAACGAGGATGCGAGCCATTGCAATGAGGACAGCGACGAGGCATAGCATGCAGGCGCTCTACTAACGTCaaggttaagaaatggtatgGGCCACTTCAAGGGTGTCTGAAATAGTATTACAAgattcttccaggcatgaatatggtaaatatattgtaatatttacTATTACAGGCAAGAAGGATatagtttacaaaatggttgtgagaccagctatgttatatggtttggagacagtggcactgacgaaaagacaggaggtggagctggaggtggcagagttgaagatgctaagattttcattgggagtgacgaagaaggacaggattaggaacaattatattagagagacagctcaaattggacagtttggagacaaagcaagagagacaagattgagatggcttggacatgtgtggaggagagatgctgggtatactgggagaaggaggctgaatatggagcttccagggaagaggagaagaggaaggccaaagaggtttatggatgtggtgagggaggacatgcaggtggctggtgtgacagaggaagttgcagaagacacgaagaaatggaaacggatgacccgctgtggcgccccctaacgggagcagccgaaagtagttgcagtagtagtagtaggtaagaaGGATATAAAATTGTTTCAACCCCACTGACCTGttgtttttaactttttttgggggggggcaggggggttcAAGTGGTGATTAGGGGGATCAGACCCCCCCCTCGTAATTTGAGTCGTGCTCTGGATACCCCTCGGGTGCAGTTCCGTCGGCCCAGTCAGCCAGCCCGCTCTTTGACGTGGGCGTTCAGTTTAAACATTGTTATGGTTTGTGAAAGTCACTCTGggttttttttaggtttttgtcGCCAAAATGTTTCGCTTTCGGTGTCTTCCTCATGACTTGTCCAATCCAACTCAAAAGCCTCCCGCCACAGATGCGTCCACTGGTGGTTTAGCGaatcagagcccccccccccctccaagtgTGACGTCAGTTCTGACCCTGCCTCCTTCAGCCCACTTAAACTACACCTACTTCTAAAATTCACCAAAATAAATAAGCTTTACCATAACACTTGCAAAAATGTGGTCTTCAGTTTCACTAAAATGCCTTGTTTGTATGAAAGACTAACCCTGTTAAACCAAGGGGTGCATGGCCGCCTCAAGGACAACCTTGACTGAAGAGGATTCTCTCTGGCAATCCTTTTTCAAGAAACCAATCAAACCATTTTCACTCTGGCCATTGTGCCCAAGCTAAACTGGTCCAGCTGTGAAAAGGACAAGAAACTAAATTTTACAAGTGATGAAGTAATGATTGTTAATGACAAGTTAAAATAATACTTTGCagatggggtgggtgggggggttagtAACCCTCCAGTAGGCGATCTTGTCTATTCTGGGGAGGGAATTGAGAAAAATAAGACTCGTCGAGAAGCGATATGTGTTCTCAAATTGGAAGTCTTTCCGTTTTGGGAATGCCATCTGTTCCTTCGGTGGTTCGGCCGTTTATTTGTGGAGGAGTATTTCATTGAATCTACAAGCACACTTGCTTGTCCAATAAAGACGCTGCGATGGATTTACGGACGCCAAGGGTCAACAAAAGGTCGCCGCTCCCTCACATGTGTTTAGCCTTTGCGGAGACAGGACCTGGGGCAAGAAAACATCGGCTGTCAGGCTGTCTCCCATCCCCATGAATCAGTCAGATTAAGAAACAGTCGTAAAATGAATGGAAAATATGTGTCCTGACACTAATGCCCCCCCTGACCCGAGTATCATGAGTAATGGTGTCCTCTTGTAAATGTCTGCAGCCCAACAGTTTGACATCGAAGATGGTTAAACGTCCCATGAACTGGAATTTAAAGCGCAACAACCTTCCGTGATTGGACGTAGTCTGAATGTAAGGAACGGTCCAATGGGATCTTGTGACGGGTCTGACTGTCCTTTTCACTTAAAGtgggggtaactgagctcaaatctgtgttttggtatacccataccccaggaaaacatatcagtaaccacccagccaattctgtatgattaaaaatgttgcaaagtatataaaacaaagcttcaaaagcGTGTAAAAagctgcagcgtccactggtttcacactctgggggcgtggcaccgaaaccACGTGCTGTAGCCTACTGGAGGTAGAAAACTATAGGACAAAACTAATTGGGCAATTTGCAATAGCTGGCTTATTAGTTCACTGTTTTGTGATCTATTGGCTCTGTTAGGAAACGTTATTAGAGTGTTCACTTGGAATTGTCAATCAAGGCACAGCGCAGTTAACACGTACGTTACAGCGTAGCATCAACTAGCTTACGTACGTTAGTTACAGTGTAGCATCAACTGTGACGTTACAGTGTAACGGTTACTCACTCCCACCTGcaataagctaacgttagctagctaacgtcggCTCGGATAGAATAATTCTAGCTATAAAATCCGAGCTgacgctagctaactagctaaactagctaaatgcactgctagagtaacgttagttagctagctaactagctagctaacgttactctagcagtgcattTTCCTGTGGCTAGCGACCGTTATGTCGTTGTTGTATCgctaacgttagcaagctaaTAATACACAACAAGGCTACTTACTGCGTTGTTGGCGACAAAAATTGGATCCGAAGGGCCCGGAGGAGACTGGAGACCGGGAAGGGTTGGTTCGGCCGAACTAACCAGTGCCAGTGGCCCGTCTGAAAAACCAAACTGTCGCTTCCGTCGCAAAGTGCTCGCTGCACAGGCGGGTGGTACTGCTAGCaacgatgccctctccaactccatGGCCCCTAATAAAGTCCGCCCACTGGAGCCTTCTTCTTTCTCCTGCCGTCGGGAGTTGGTATACGGTGTCAGCTTTCTATGCGCAGGCGTAGCATTCACACGACTTTCCACTGGCTACTTTCAACTATACTTCtgtaaactactactaagacacgttagcccctagctagctaacgggtctgaccctgtagccgagcggtcagtgacgtcGCCCTGCGGTGTAATacagccggatcgaatcccgcaccgggcaagaaaataaccggttaaacTTCCAATTGCCTCGGAGGGACGGCTACCGTTAGGAGCTTTATATGGGGGACAGACAGGTGAGATTAAGGTTACTATAGTAACCTTAGGTTGGATACGCACAGGTGTTCTAAATCGATGCGAAGGGAGACGGTGACATCACCAATGAAGATGGTGAcctcaccaaggaagccggccaaaaaaatcaaaaacggcctaactccgcaaatcagttctacaCACGGTTCAGCACATTTTAACACGTCAACAGCGACACACCTCCCACATTTATAaggtattttgaagcaaatccgTCAGTGTGGTCACCCTGCTCTTTAATAAACCCGAGCCGGCGGTGATGACGACTGGCAAGTTTTAAGAAGTACTTGCAAAAATGCGCAACGCACATGAGCACTGTATCAAAACACCCACCCACGTGTGGCAGGAGTAAAAAGTACCTGCATGGTAGTACGTTGAAGTTTGTCAAAAAATATTATGTTATTGCTCCCAAGGGAGTAATGTTCTGATGAGCTTTAATTACAGAAATGTTTTGTTGTATTGCTGGCGCCCTCTTGTGGCGTTAGTTGGCACTGGCTGTAATCGCTGTAAACGCCGCTGCCGTTCCTTTTCTCGCGATCGGTGACGAGAGTGGTGGGTTAGAATCTTGGCCCCGTCCGATTTGGTGGATTGAAATGTTATTAACCACTTGAAAATATGATCCACGCGTATTAAGTGTTTTATGCATGTATATGCAATGATTTGTGATTAAGTATAATTGTTATAAGTGCCTACTGTAAATGTTTTATCGCGATAAATGGTGTGCTGCAAATTTGCTAGCTCGCTTCCACAGGCTTGCTAGAGAACTGCCGCACGAGCCTTGTGTAGCTAGCGGCTAACGCTAGCGttggatcagtgtttctcaaccgggggtccgcggacccctagtggtccgtggtgtaattgcaaggggtccgtgaaaataaaatatctttaaaaaaaagatcctatgacatttatagaaataggattattttactcaaatgtgaccgagacctttatctacctaaactataaagggtaacaggacttttttctctaattacatctgtttcagaagtgtaatttattgtatttatgataagagatctcgctcccgtttgcattgttaaaagttactgcataaaaattctgttgttacatatatctgaaagttactgaatacatattctgttttgttacatatatctgaaagttactgaatacatattctgttttgttacatatatctgaaagttactgcataagaattctgttttgttaactataagttccaactgaaagctcttatttttgccccaaagagtgaataaatgctataatgcaatttaaaatgcagtttctactgtttctatcaaattgcaacccccctcccccaagatcaggtggaggggtcctcagggtagatccaaaatacgcagggggtccaggaccccaaaaaggttgagaaccactgcgctAGAGAGTTTGTATACACTCGGTGCCTTGCTAAAAGACACTTCGGCAGGGTAAAGGCACGAGGGTTTACACCCAGCTCCTCTGGAGTGAGGGGTTTTCTCCCTGTACTCGTAACTTTGCCCCGCCGGTCCACAACACAGCGTGTGGCGACATGTAGACGGTGTGTAAATGTTTAGTCTAATGGGTTCAATTTGCGCGCAGGTCAAGAGCATCCTTGCCAGCCGCTGGTTTTAACCCACAGGACAACCTTCCAGCCGAGCCTCTCCCCCTTCCCGGGGCattcctctgcaagaagaaaaGCAAATGACCTCAGCAAGCGGCGCTTTGCTGTTATTGCTCAAACAGAAAACAACGCACGGTGGCTGGCTCCTTCACCTCAGCGAGTGTAGAAGTTGTCCATCATAATAACACACGCATCGGGTTCGAGTTTCAGTTTTCTGCACACGGTCAACAATAAACTGGCCCCGAGTTTACAAACAGCCTTTTAAATCCGCCGTTTGGATGCGGTTTTAATctgggggggcgaggggggggggacgtgtcTCGTTTCCCTTGCCAGAAACCTCCGGTCGAGCGCCGAAAATGCATGTGACTCCCAAAAGAAATCCGAAGAAAAAACACATCagtcaaaaagaagaagaaggagaagaagaagaagaaggagaaaaaaggaaTCCAGTCAAAGGGGCCAAGTCTGGTTCAGCCCCACGGGAACGCGAGAGCTGACGCCGAGCACGCGGAGTGCTGCAGCGGCTCCCTCCGCGCATTTAGGTGATCTTTGATCATGTCTGGCGTTTTGACTCAAAGAGAAGTAAGTGTTCTCCCGCGGAATGTTCTCTCAGCTGGGGAGTTTAATCGCCGCTGGCTCGGGACCCTGGTGGCGGGTTTCACACTTCGGTTCAACACTGGGAGTTGGATGCCTTCGCCGAGCACACAACCCCGGCTGTCTTGTTAGACTTGGCCCCGCCGCTGATACATGTGTCACAGGCCTCGCATTCCCTCGACTCAGCTCGTGCTCTCGCTAGTACACTTTTATGGGGTTTTGCTTGGCGGGGGGACCGGGGGATAGTCTAGTCTCGCTGTCCAAGCTAAACAGAGAAGCGTTACAGGGCTGGACACATGGCCCGGGGCCCGTGAAACCCGATAATGCCGTCGTTATCAAAGTCGTGATCCCGCTGAACGACTCCGACGGCGCTCAGCGTCTGAACAAACGTCGGCTAGCTACAATACTGACCACTAGCGGTGGCTTGGAGTAAGTGCAGCCCTCCAAAAAAAATTGGAAATGTGACATGCGTCGTTTAACTTTGTTGGTTACTGTAAAGTAGGGGAGTGTAATGTTGATAAtgcggtgacccacatctatatatcgagagacattcacctaagaggacggtgtacctttaagggaagaggcgaggggtcagataatgcacttccgcttccggttcacagtcaattcagcgtcgttgtcagatgtatgacgtgctaagttggagctagtaaactacctcgcctacgtctactctcacgtctgtctcgttgttttctcacGCCACAATATTCAGTTACCACAACTGCTATGTCGTCTATATAGATTATTCATGTGGAATGCTAAACGTTAATATCGCTGCACTGCATTGAAAACAGCTCCATAAAGTTACATATTGTGcaataagataataataataatacgccAAGTAGATACACAGTTTAATAACATTTACCTAGAGAGGGGAGGTTGCAAAACCAGAGGGCAAAAGAACGAGCAATTTGTGTATAATCCACAACCCGAAATGCCTTGGGCTTGGATTGCAACAGTCTGCTTGGGCTCCGTCCGTAAACAAGATCTGATTTCGAAAATTGACGCATTTGAGGTTCTCATACTGCCATTTATTCCGAACTGCAGTCGGAGGGGTTGAAGCATTGGCAAACATGccgaggaaaccagagcactcaaAGCTTtggaaaggggaagaaaaaaaaaactaggatgACAGAAATGATCGAGGAATAATGTAGGAATAACAGGAAACAAAGAGGAAAATCTGCAGGAAACGCCAACCTTCAAAAACCCTTAATTGCTCCAGATAAGACTATAAAATGTTATTGTGGATTGTACGTAGACAATTGACTATTGAATGTAAGGGCTGAATATGGATCCACCCTGCACCATCGCCTGAAAAAACCCCAAGcacaacacacgcacgcacacgcacacgcgcacgggtaaatacaggttaaaaaaaagatgTAGACTTCCGCTTGGGAGATTTATGGCCGAGTGTCAAGGAGAGGAGCCAGTGACAGCTGGAGGACTCCGGGCCCTGCCACAATGCAgcacgtgcacgcgcgcgcgcgcacgtacaCCCCTTATCACCGACATTTGAACAGAGAGGGATCACAAAAGTCAAGATTGAGACAcaaaagggtgggggtggggggaggagggCCCTGTTACTCTAGTTGTCTAGACGTGGGTCGCCCTGCAGTGCGTaaactgcagaggaagtctgcccAACGAAAGAAAAGAAATCTATCAATTCAAATTTGATTGGaagccaaaaaaacccaaacgTCAGCACATTTGTTCTCCACTTTCCTTCTCCTTGATTGAGAGTTAATGAGAGATTACTGCTGTCACACCCACATCCCTGCACCGCTCTCCAAGAGTTAGGAGGGTCCTTTCGGTAAGTCATTGTTTATTCCACACACATTCccgtgtatgcgtgcgtgcgtgcgtgcgtgagaatACGAGAGCTGGAGGACAAAACAAATGGAGGGAAATGGGACATCGGATGCAAGATAACGTCCATAGCCAACTAAGGGAAACGGGTCATAAAATCCCTCCAGCACAAACATGACCCACAATTCATAATCAGCACATCCACTGCATTACAATGAGCTGATCCGGAGGAGGGTGTCCCAACACTTCTTGAACATTTTCGATGACTTCTCAAATTTTTCGGTGTCAGGTGAGATTAAAGTGCTCGACGGTGAAATATGCGCATTCGCCATCGCAGCTTTGTCGTTTTCAAATTTATTTTTCGAAACTTTGGAAAATTGAAACCCAATCTTAATAATAATCCAAGGTACACTGGAATATGTGCTGCAGATGTCTTTATTCTCTGGTGGTAAtacgtgtaaactactaataagaccctttagtcgagcggtcagtgatgtcgccttgcggtgcagtacaccccgtatcgaatcccgcaccgggcaagaaaataaccggttactttcttgcccggtgcgggattcgatacagggtgtacggCACCACAAGGCCCAACGTGCCTCATTAGTAGCTTACGTAAGTGTTGAAAAGCCAAGGGGGGTGGAATTTGCTCACAAAATCACGAGGAAATTACATTTATTAAAATTGTTTTAAGAGCTTGACGTGCAAGTGTCACAGTTTGGATACTTTGGCATCATTTTAAACATAGGGGGAAATGAACACGTACGTACGAGACATGCACGTGTATGGATTTGCCTTGACAGGTATTGCCCTATGCAAATAACTTatgaagggagggagggggtggtgTTCAAATCTATGCAAGTAGTGTCCACTaaccatagtgtaacgtgcatggataaggagacatgtTGGCCACCGGCTGGCGGGTcagaccctttggtcgagcggttagcgatgtctcctgcgatgcgggcgacacgggttcgctttccggccgcggcagttcctgtggttacctCGTCCCCCGACTTCGTTACATTATTGATTGGGTATAAtcaacccaaacaaacaacaaatgcaACGCTCAAAAGAATTGAACCAGGTCATCTATTAAGTCATTTTATTGAaggttctttaaaaaaaacttctatacacattttatttttaattaatgATTATAAAGAATGGATAATATTATAATAAATACACAATTGTAAATGGCAGGCAACAGACATAGGAAGAGGTTGAAAACACGGAACTCATGGCTTCATGTTGGCTATTCTCTTGGATCTTCTCAGTCCGATAGTCGGCGCCGGCTTTCCCGCGTTTTCGTGGGCGGCGGCCGTGGCTTTCCTTCTGTCGTAAGTGCGAGCTGGCTGTCGTGACGCACACCCTGCCGCCGCACCGTTCACGACGCTCGGCGTGCTCTCCCGTAAAGCCGTGGCCTTTGAGCTTTGCGCGGGAGGTTTTCTCCGCTTTGTAGCCGCTACTGGATTTGAGGAGGAAGTTGGCGCTTGCCGCCCTTTCAGCGGCGTCCTCTTGGTCTCCTTCGCCGACTTTCCAGACGTGTGCTTAGTCGGTCTCTTCGCGGCCTCCAGCGGGGCGGTGCTGCCGTCGAGAGCGTTTCCCGTCTTGCCTTTGGGTTGCCTAGTCCGTAAAGACGTCTTCGCCGGCTCTCTTGGGTTTGTCGAGACTTGCGATGGTTCGGCCATTTTGTTTGACTCTATTGCCCCTTTCTTCTTTTGTAGTTGGCTTGGGGTGGCTGGACTGTCAGCTTGGTCCGGACTCTGCAGGATCACCGCCATTTTGGGCATACGGACCTTTTTCTGAGATTTATTGGTCTCCTGCGATAAATCACACAGAAATCCTGTTGTAAATCACAGATCTGAAGTCCTTTACGAGCAATAATTCCAGTCGTCCACCTGACGTTGCTGTTTTGTAATGAAAAAGATCAAAGTTGGCCTGTAGGCCAACCAACTTTGAGTCTTACCTCCGCATCGGCCAGTTCAGGTTTCACACTGGACAATTTGGCAACCAGCACCTCCCTCTGAAATGGTTCAAGGATTATgttaagaaggggaaaaaaaggacacGAAATATGAAGCACATGTCGAAATTCAAACGTACCTTTTTCTCTAGGATTTGCTTTGCTCGTGCGGCCTCTTCTTTCTGTCTATTTGTGAAAGAGTTTGAAGAACAAGTTTGACCAGCTCTGACTGTGCCTCCTTGTCAACTTCAGAATCACACTACATGGAAAAATACTTATACTGTACATAGGGCTGGGCAATGTCTCCATTATACTGACATGGCGATATGAGAGATGTCGTAATACCGTGCTGTGGCACAAGTGTCGTCTTTTCCTGGTTTGAAAGACTGCATTACAGTtaagtgatgtaattttctgaacttcttAGACTGAATCTGACTGTGTAAATGTTATTGTCCCTGCCCATTAATTTCAGTATTTAAATGGCACTTTATTGCACATTTTAATTGTTTCGAGATGTGTTGCCTGGCTGTACCCCGAAACTAAAGTCTACCCGTTTGCTAGGTTTTCCTCCCGAGTGATCGTCGTCGTCCTTCTTTTGTCTCGCTGCACATCCTCCACCTTTGTGGTGGCCACCAGAGACTTGGGCTCCTGGTCCTTTGTGTCAGTCACTGCAGATGGCATGCTGCAGAGGACACGGGGGAAGCCCATGTTCTGATCGATGGGGTAAATCTGGAACAAAAATAGAGATTCAGTAAGATCAGCTCCCTCTCCCTCCATTTACAGCAAACACGCCCGGGTCTTAATGGTAATTCCACACATGTTTATAATGATGGGAAACAAATAAATATTGTGTGGTATATCTTAAGCTTTATTTAATTAAAAGTAATTCAGCATTTGGGGGTTTCTGCTGGCTCAGCGGCCGCTGCACCACATCACAATTCTTTCCCATCGTTCCTCCAACTTTCCACCGAGTGCTATTTGAAAACAAGCAGAAATGCCATAGAAAAATCATTTCAAAAGGACCCATCAGCCATGGTGTGACTCATACGCCTCCGTGCTTACCAGTCAAACAGTTGTCTTACATTTTAggatttttttctcttctttctacCCCTCCTCATGTAATTGCAGTCTGCTTTTCAGCGACCAGGCTCACCTTTGTCGAGTTCAGCCTGGGCCTCGTCATTCCGAGCCAACATCATTGTTTCCCTTCTTGGTAACTTGCTTAATGTCAGCCAGCTCACCCTCAGGACAGTCACAATATCCCATTACATCACTACGTGAACGTCGATGTAGGAAAACCAAAGACGTGGTTGTAATCGAGATGCAACCAAGAAACACGCGACTTTAATCAAGCAGCGGTCAGTGATTAATGCATGTGGCAACCTGCCACACTGATAAGAAAACAGTGCAGTTGGAGAAGATCGTAAATTCCTGCCACCATTTTCACCTGTAGTTTCTTAATTTTTCACTTTTTTCGTTATGTCAATGAACTTCAGGTCAGTTTGTGTCAACTTGCAGCCTCCCATCCCTCTCAGCATTGAGCTGGGGTCCTCTTCCACAGTGCTCACCGAGCAGACTTAAATGACAACATTGAAATATTTAGAAAAGGCAAACAAGGACCCAATTAAGCATTTACCGTACACAGCAGACCAAAACCATAGGTTTAAGTTTTTAATGTTGGGCTTACGGTTAACCTAAAGAAACTTCTGCTGATCTTCTATGGAAAAACACCTCTTGCACAGAGGCCCAGCACCACCCACACAGTCTTACCATCCATTTAATTAAAATGAGACAGAAATGCACAGAAGTAGTTCACTGTCATTACTTTGATGAATGCATTTCCCACTGGGACTGGTGCGGATAGGAAATTACCGTGTAGGTACCATGGCATTACCATGTGTCTAATGTGATTATCATGATATGTAGTAGCGTTGTAATAGTCGATCTGACTGAACCATGTAGTACCATGGTAATAGCCTATCTGAGATACCATGGAAATATCTGAGGTACCAGATTTAGATACCATGGTATGTACTGTGGTAATATCCGACGTACCATGGCATGTACCATAGTAATATCTGAGGTACCAGAGTGTGTATCATGGTAATATCTCAGATACCATGGTGTGTATCATGGTAATGTCCAAGGTACCATGGTGTGTACCATAGAAATATCTGAGGTACCATGGTGTGTACCATGGTAATATCCGAGTACTATCCGAAGTACCATACTACTGGGGTACATATACTACAGTTCACCATGGTAAAAtatgattttcactgggagtgacgaagaaggacaggattaggaatgattatattagagggacagctcaagttggacagtttggagacaaagcaagaggcaagattgagatggcttggacatgtgtggaggagagatgctgggtatattgggagaaggatgctgaatatggagctgccagggaagaggaaaagaggaaggccaaagaggaggtttatggatgtggtgagggaggacatgcaggtggctggtgtgacagaggaagatgcagaagacagggagagatggaaacgatgatccactgtggcgacccctaatgggagcagctgaaagtagtagtagttaccaTGGTAATTTATCTTATGGGTTCA is from Lampris incognitus isolate fLamInc1 chromosome 21, fLamInc1.hap2, whole genome shotgun sequence and encodes:
- the LOC130131717 gene encoding proteoglycan 4-like, with amino-acid sequence MADGTGVRRGNRVNSIPSGRQLRRTPPMGHVKEQPHLCDDEQFDTPFPRRALMLHRMKPKHTEIYPIDQNMGFPRVLCSMPSAVTDTKDQEPKSLVATTKVEDVQRDKRRTTTITREENLANGQKEEAARAKQILEKKREVLVAKLSSVKPELADAEETNKSQKKVRMPKMAVILQSPDQADSPATPSQLQKKKGAIESNKMAEPSQVSTNPREPAKTSLRTRQPKGKTGNALDGSTAPLEAAKRPTKHTSGKSAKETKRTPLKGRQAPTSSSNPVAATKRRKPPAQSSKATALRESTPSVVNGAAAGCASRQPARTYDRRKATAAAHENAGKPAPTIGLRRSKRIANMKP